The Acidobacteriota bacterium genome includes the window CGGCACTGAGGAGCTCGGCGAATGGGTGGTCCGCACGATCGGAAGCGGCTTCGCGTGCCTGCTTGCCAATCACGGTCTCATCTCGGCAGGAGAGAGTCTCGAGCAGGCCCTCGACCTCGCCGTCGAGATCGAGAATCTCTCCCGGGTCTACCTCCAGTCGCTCTCCGCAGGAGAACCGCTGACGCTCACGGATGACGAGATGGATCGGGCGCGGGGGAGATTCGACGAACGGAGGAACGCGGCAAGCCGGAAGGATTGACCTGCGCGGGCCGCGACGTCACTCGCCTCAATCCCAGGAGGCGAGAAGTGCGCGCGCGTCGTTCTGCGCCGAGGCTCCCTCGACGAGGAATTCCGGATCGAGCGGTGTCGAAAGGACCTCATCGAGAATCTTCCGCGCCTCCGGTTCCCATCCGGGGTCGGCCGCAACCATTGCTTCCGCGAGAAACACCTGAGTCAGCTTGTCGCCCGGATTCAGCTCGAGCGAGCTCTTCAGGAACCCGATCGCTTCTTCGTCGGAAGCCCACCCGGTGAGGAAAGGAATGCGTGGAGTCTGGTTGTGGAGACGCCCCAGCACACGAGCGGGGCCACCCCCCTCCATCGCGGGATCAATTTTCATCGCAATCGTCGATTCACGCCGGATCCTGTCCGCGGCACCCTGACGGACGGCCGCGAGCTTGCCGTACACCAGTGCCCACTCGCCCCAGGTGACGGCGTCCCAGTAGTAGAGCTCGCCAGCACCCGGGATCGCTCTGGCCGCGCGCGCCACGTCGGTCTCCGACGCTTTTTCCGGATTGCGGACGCCTTTGGATTTCAGCATCGATTCGAGGATCTCGACCCCTTCGGATCCGATCTCTTTCGCATCGTCGAAAATGGTCTTCTTCGCAGCGGTGGAATCGGCAACGTAAGCCCCTTTGAATCGCATGGCGCGCAGCAGTTTCCATCGCGCCTCGAAGTCGTTCTCGTCTTCATTCAGCGCTTGTCTGTACTCTGCGATTGCCAGCTCGACACGGGTAGCTGCGGCCTTCGCTCCCGAGGCCCCCTCGGCGCGCTTTGCCCAGTGAGCATCTCCCTCGGTAACGCCCGCGTAGAGGGGCGCCGCCAGTGCGACCGTCACGGTCAATAGAAGTGCCGGTTTCGTCATTCCTCCGGAAACCTTCAAAACGCGGGCCGTAGCGGACGAATTGCGCACGATGCTGGGGCACACGTTCCCTCGCCCAGGTCCTCGCCGTCCTTCGGCGGCTGCCAATGAAACGACCACGAAATTGCGTGGACTTCGACCTTTTGCAGCGCTTCGCTTGGCCTGATGTCCCACCCTGCAAGGTCCCTCGCTTGCCCACCCGACCGCCCGCTCGGGATGACGTCGGTTTGAGTATGGGGTGCGGAGTTTTGCGGGCTCCATTCCCGCTTCACCGGCGCGACGCGCCGGTCAATTGCTCAGGATGACGAGTGCTTCACTCTTCCACCCTGGCTCTTGGCTCCCGGCTCCTGAATGCTGTCTCTCTTCACTCTTCACTCTTCACTCTTCACTCTTTACTCTTCACTCCTGTATCGTCCGGCAATGGGACAACAGCGGCAGACACTTTTCGAGATCGCACGTCAGGCAATGATCGATCGCGAGCTCCTTCCCGATTTTTCGCGCGAGGCGATGGAGCAGGTTTCCAGACTGGAGAGCCCTCCCCCTCTCGACGATGACGCCGAGGACATGCGCTCGCTTCCGTGGGTTTCGATCGACAACGACGATACGATCGACATCGATCAGGTCAGCTATGCCACGACGGATCACAACGACGCGATCCGTCTCTACGTCGGAATCGCGAGCGTCGATTGGCTGGTCGACATCGGAACGCCGGTCGACCGGCATGCGGCGCACAACACGACGACCGTCTATACGCCGGTCCACAATTTTCTGATGATTCCGGCCGAGCTCTGCACCGATCTCACCTCGCTCTCCGAGAACGCCGATCGAATGGGACTCGTCATCGAAATGGTCATCGAGACCGATGGCACGCTCTCGTTTGAGAAGGTCTATCCCGCCCGGCTGCGGAATCATTCGAAGCTCGCCTACGACAGCCTGTCGCGGTGGCTCGACGAAGAGATCCCGGAGCTCGACGGGGTCACGGGAAACAGCGGAATCGAAGAATCGATCCGGTTGCAGGACGAAGCCTCACGCCGGCTTTTCGCGCAGCGTCGTCGCCTCGGAGCGCTCGAGCTCGACACGATCGAGTCCCATGCGATTCTCGAGGACGACGAGGTCGTCGACCTCGTCGAATCAAAACGGAACCGCGCCCGTCTGCTCATCGAGAACCAGATGATTGCAGCCAACGGCGTCACGAC containing:
- a CDS encoding RNB domain-containing ribonuclease, producing the protein MGQQRQTLFEIARQAMIDRELLPDFSREAMEQVSRLESPPPLDDDAEDMRSLPWVSIDNDDTIDIDQVSYATTDHNDAIRLYVGIASVDWLVDIGTPVDRHAAHNTTTVYTPVHNFLMIPAELCTDLTSLSENADRMGLVIEMVIETDGTLSFEKVYPARLRNHSKLAYDSLSRWLDEEIPELDGVTGNSGIEESIRLQDEASRRLFAQRRRLGALELDTIESHAILEDDEVVDLVESKRNRARLLIENQMIAANGVTTRCLESKNFPTFRRIVRKPRRWDRIMSIAEERGGKLPPEPDSGALDRFLAAERERDPTGFPDLSLTIVKLIGRGEYGVELPGGPEAGHFGLAVQDYSHSTAPNRRFPDLITHRLVKSALAAEDPAYSVATLRELAEQCTDKEDAANKVERRVAKSAAAMLLSRRIGQVFSGIVTGAADKGTWVRIFSPPAEGKLVRGAGSFDVGDRLRVRLVRADVDRGFIDFEPVS